The Magnetococcales bacterium genome contains a region encoding:
- a CDS encoding SoxR reducing system RseC family protein translates to MLREEGRVVALDGDFALVSSHRQSACGSCQAKSSCATLSGGLGQRENQIRAHNRAGAEVGERVVLEVSEGLFLKASFLIYAMPVLGLVFGGALARSLALSMGIVGDNAELVGALSGLATFVASFIWLRGYNRRLEGDDSIRPVITRVLYDPISPISPISPVSCSIEGEG, encoded by the coding sequence ATGTTACGGGAAGAAGGGCGGGTAGTGGCTCTGGACGGCGATTTTGCCCTGGTGAGCAGCCATCGGCAGAGCGCCTGTGGATCCTGCCAGGCCAAAAGCAGCTGTGCGACTCTCTCCGGCGGCCTGGGGCAGCGGGAAAATCAAATCCGCGCCCATAACCGGGCGGGTGCCGAAGTGGGGGAGCGGGTGGTTCTGGAAGTTTCCGAGGGGCTTTTTCTGAAAGCCTCTTTTTTGATTTACGCCATGCCGGTTTTGGGCTTGGTTTTTGGTGGGGCTCTGGCCCGCTCCCTGGCCCTTTCCATGGGGATTGTGGGAGACAACGCCGAATTGGTGGGGGCCCTTTCGGGGCTGGCTACCTTTGTCGCCAGTTTTATCTGGCTACGTGGCTACAACCGCCGTCTTGAAGGGGACGATAGCATTCGCCCGGTGATCACCCGGGTGCTGTACGATCCTATTTCCCCCATTTCTCCCATTTCCCCTGTTTCCTGTTCCATCGAAGGTGAAGGATAG
- the rpoE gene encoding RNA polymerase sigma factor RpoE has translation MVSADQLLVEKAKKGDNKAFELLVRKYQGKIGSVISRFVSDPQKVQDLTQEAFLKAYRALANFRGEAAFYTWLYRIAVNTAKNFLLSKDRTVPLDDMELENADRVAPQLRDHDTPERRVLRDEMVKRLEVAIETLAPAMKKAIVLRDLEGMSYDEISEIMDCPIGTVRSRIFRGRQEIISHMKGYLQQGVDETP, from the coding sequence GTGGTGTCAGCTGACCAACTGCTGGTCGAGAAGGCGAAAAAGGGGGACAATAAAGCCTTCGAGCTGCTGGTGCGCAAGTATCAGGGAAAGATTGGCTCGGTTATCTCCCGTTTTGTGTCGGATCCCCAGAAAGTTCAGGATCTGACCCAGGAGGCCTTTCTGAAGGCCTACCGTGCCCTGGCCAATTTTCGGGGTGAAGCGGCTTTCTATACCTGGCTTTATCGAATTGCGGTCAACACCGCTAAAAATTTTTTACTCTCCAAGGATCGAACCGTACCCTTGGATGATATGGAGCTGGAAAACGCCGATCGGGTGGCACCACAATTGCGTGACCACGATACACCCGAGCGGAGAGTTCTCCGTGATGAGATGGTAAAAAGGCTGGAAGTGGCCATTGAAACTTTGGCCCCAGCAATGAAAAAAGCCATCGTCCTGAGGGACCTGGAAGGGATGTCCTATGATGAAATATCTGAAATCATGGATTGTCCCATCGGGACTGTGCGCTCGCGGATTTTCAGAGGCCGGCAGGAGATCATCAGTCACATGAAGGGTTACCTGCAGCAAGGGGTGGATGAAACGCCGTAG
- the nadB gene encoding L-aspartate oxidase, protein MPPNTNPITSDFLIIGSGIAGLDLALRLAEYGEVIVLSKTQAEESNSLYAQGGIAAVLDPKDRNEAHIEDTLNAGVGLCHLDTAQFVVENGSPAIEHLIQLGVPFTRDRKGYHLTLEGGHSARRVIHTDDATGKAVVQTLLQKTNAHPRINVLPHQIAIDLVTAHKLGQFIPGQPNRCFGCYALDIGTRKVNTFQARFTILATGGAGKVYLYTSNPDTATGDGIAMAYRAGCRVANMEFIQFHPTCLYHPQAKSFLISEAVRGEGGVLILKNGKPFMKRHHPKKELAPRDIVARAIDFEMKRTGDDCVFLDITHQGKKFLQTRFPTIFEKCRDLGINMAKDPIPVVPAAHYSCGGVISDLNGKTDLDGLFVVGEAGHTGLHGANRLASNSILECLVFAIAAEKRIHQEMSQPLPYPPPKIPSWDNFDTGLCEEEVLISHNWDEIRRFMWNYVGIVRSDQRLARAKRRVEMLSREINEYYWNCQISRDLIELRNLTLVASLIIRSAIHRKESRGLHFNTNHPERDDEAWGKDTILPIMG, encoded by the coding sequence ATGCCACCCAACACGAACCCAATCACCTCTGATTTCCTCATCATCGGCAGCGGTATTGCCGGTCTGGATCTGGCTTTGCGCCTGGCCGAATATGGTGAAGTCATCGTCCTGAGCAAGACTCAGGCAGAGGAATCCAACAGCCTCTATGCCCAAGGAGGCATCGCTGCGGTGCTTGATCCGAAAGATCGCAACGAAGCCCACATTGAGGACACCTTAAACGCCGGGGTGGGTCTCTGCCATCTGGACACCGCACAGTTTGTGGTGGAAAACGGCAGCCCCGCCATCGAGCATCTGATCCAACTCGGGGTTCCCTTCACCCGGGATCGGAAAGGCTATCACCTGACGCTGGAGGGGGGCCACTCAGCCCGTCGGGTCATCCATACCGACGACGCCACCGGTAAGGCGGTGGTGCAGACCCTGCTACAAAAAACCAACGCCCACCCTCGAATCAACGTGCTCCCCCACCAGATCGCCATTGATCTGGTGACCGCCCACAAGCTGGGACAATTCATCCCCGGGCAGCCCAACCGCTGCTTCGGTTGTTATGCCCTGGATATTGGAACCCGTAAGGTTAATACCTTTCAAGCCCGTTTTACCATCCTTGCCACCGGTGGGGCGGGCAAGGTCTATCTTTATACCTCAAATCCCGACACCGCCACCGGAGACGGCATTGCCATGGCCTACCGGGCAGGATGCCGGGTGGCCAACATGGAATTCATCCAGTTTCACCCCACCTGCCTCTATCACCCCCAGGCCAAATCATTCCTCATTTCCGAGGCGGTACGGGGCGAAGGGGGGGTGCTGATCCTGAAAAACGGCAAACCCTTCATGAAGCGCCACCATCCCAAAAAAGAGCTGGCCCCCCGGGACATCGTCGCCCGGGCCATCGACTTTGAGATGAAGCGCACTGGGGATGATTGCGTTTTTCTGGACATTACCCACCAGGGTAAAAAATTTCTTCAGACCCGCTTTCCGACCATTTTTGAAAAATGCCGTGATCTGGGCATCAACATGGCCAAGGATCCGATTCCGGTGGTGCCTGCCGCCCACTATTCCTGTGGCGGGGTCATTTCAGACTTGAACGGCAAGACCGATCTGGATGGCCTGTTCGTTGTGGGTGAAGCAGGCCATACCGGCCTCCACGGCGCCAATCGACTCGCTTCCAACTCCATCCTGGAGTGCCTGGTTTTTGCCATCGCCGCAGAAAAACGCATTCATCAGGAGATGAGCCAGCCCCTTCCCTATCCCCCCCCCAAAATTCCTTCCTGGGACAATTTTGATACCGGCCTGTGCGAAGAGGAAGTCCTCATCTCCCACAATTGGGACGAAATCCGTCGTTTCATGTGGAATTATGTGGGCATCGTCCGTTCAGATCAGCGCTTGGCTCGGGCCAAGCGGCGAGTGGAAATGCTCTCCCGGGAGATCAACGAATATTACTGGAACTGTCAGATATCCCGGGATTTGATTGAGCTACGCAATCTCACCCTGGTGGCCTCTTTGATTATTCGCTCTGCCATCCATCGCAAAGAGAGCCGGGGCCTGCACTTCAATACCAACCATCCCGAGCGGGATGATGAAGCGTGGGGCAAGGATACAATCCTGCCCATCATGGGCTGA
- a CDS encoding acylphosphatase, with amino-acid sequence MPQEQKICRHIQVFGRVQGVWYRGSTQKEAIRLGLVGWVRNRADGSVEGELIGLAGDIEKMIAWCRQGPPLASVTRMEVSEQPVPQKIPGKFEVRY; translated from the coding sequence ATGCCTCAGGAACAAAAAATCTGCCGCCATATTCAGGTTTTTGGCCGGGTACAGGGGGTGTGGTATCGGGGCAGCACCCAGAAGGAGGCGATCCGTCTGGGGCTTGTGGGATGGGTGCGCAATAGAGCTGACGGCTCTGTGGAGGGGGAGTTGATCGGCTTGGCTGGGGATATTGAAAAAATGATCGCCTGGTGCCGCCAGGGGCCTCCTCTGGCGTCGGTCACCCGGATGGAAGTGTCGGAACAGCCGGTTCCCCAGAAAATTCCTGGAAAATTTGAAGTCCGTTATTGA
- a CDS encoding chemotaxis protein CheX gives MIDDFFPVLREVVAELADTMLFIQIEPGEEGMEPCDLAVNHSSIVGFSGALRGSLRLAGPDSTVLKLAGALLGDVPEKLDADASDAFAELANMIGGGVKNHLESRLGPIRMSPPVVISGEGHGVTREKDFACLSHQFKLDGELFFVETFISEEEPDKAALAEETASSDHWNNGSAEDISDTIEKALAPGIREVIRESTSETVGELVREALPRVAEGLVREEIERIKREGDDGLSEASLAKAVESAFTPQVTEIAQTTAREMTRDLLPGIAEKLVQDEIRRIKVEAG, from the coding sequence ATGATCGATGATTTTTTTCCAGTTCTCCGGGAGGTGGTCGCAGAGCTTGCCGACACCATGCTGTTCATCCAAATCGAACCGGGTGAGGAGGGGATGGAACCCTGTGATCTGGCGGTCAACCACAGTAGCATTGTCGGCTTCAGTGGCGCTTTGAGAGGCAGCCTGCGCCTGGCTGGTCCGGATTCGACCGTGCTTAAGCTGGCTGGAGCTCTCCTCGGGGATGTACCGGAAAAACTGGATGCCGATGCGTCGGATGCCTTTGCCGAACTGGCCAATATGATTGGTGGAGGGGTCAAAAACCATCTGGAGAGCCGCCTGGGGCCCATCCGCATGTCCCCACCGGTGGTGATTTCCGGTGAAGGTCACGGGGTAACCCGGGAGAAGGATTTTGCCTGCCTCAGCCATCAGTTCAAGCTGGATGGTGAACTCTTCTTTGTGGAAACTTTTATCTCCGAAGAGGAGCCCGACAAAGCCGCTCTGGCGGAGGAGACCGCTTCTTCGGATCATTGGAATAATGGCTCAGCTGAAGATATTTCCGACACCATCGAAAAAGCCCTGGCCCCGGGCATCCGGGAGGTGATCCGGGAGAGCACCAGTGAAACAGTGGGGGAACTTGTTCGGGAAGCCCTGCCCCGGGTGGCTGAAGGGTTGGTTCGAGAGGAGATCGAACGGATCAAGAGGGAGGGTGACGACGGCCTCTCCGAGGCAAGCTTGGCCAAAGCTGTGGAATCAGCTTTCACCCCCCAGGTCACTGAGATCGCCCAGACCACTGCCCGGGAGATGACCCGGGATCTGCTGCCTGGTATTGCCGAAAAGTTGGTTCAAGACGAAATCAGACGCATCAAAGTGGAAGCGGGCTGA
- a CDS encoding proline--tRNA ligase, which yields MRFTKTLIPTLKETPQEAKVASHRLMLRAGLVRQLGAGIYTWLPLGLRVLRKVEQIVREEMDAAGAMEVLMPAVQPAELWKESGRWDHYGKELLRFQDRHDRDFCFGPTHEEVITDLVRREIRSYKELPINLYQIQTKFRDEIRPRFGIMRGREFLMKDAYSFNLDQESLDQTYQEMYDAYGQIFRRCGLGFRAVEADTGTIGGASSHEFHVLADSGEDLIASCAECDYGANLEKATARASADITPTTSREPLTRVETPGQKTIDQVAGFLKVPLTQTVKSLVVLADGKPHMLLLRGDHTLNEIKAGNLLTGELIIPEPAKAAQLADLPVGSMGPVGSALPILADSALEEMGNFICGANDDGWHLTGVNWGRDLEKPRFADIRNVEAGDPCPKCSAGSLKMDRGIEVGHVFKLGDKYSQAMGVVVLNDQGREQTPLMGCYGIGVSRIVAAAIEQNHDDNGIIWPMGLAPYQLQILLLNPKQTETREVALELYQRLIGHGVEVLLDDRDERPGIKFKEADLLGIPLRVVVGGRSFKQGALEVQARAGGEAQQVPILEGVQTLLRELQGGGDDQLG from the coding sequence ATGCGTTTTACCAAAACCCTGATTCCCACCCTCAAGGAAACCCCTCAGGAGGCCAAGGTCGCCTCCCACCGCCTCATGCTCCGGGCGGGTCTCGTCCGGCAGTTGGGGGCAGGGATTTATACCTGGTTACCTTTGGGGCTGCGGGTGTTGCGCAAGGTGGAGCAAATCGTCCGGGAAGAGATGGACGCAGCCGGGGCCATGGAGGTGCTGATGCCGGCGGTGCAGCCAGCGGAACTCTGGAAAGAGTCCGGGCGCTGGGATCACTATGGCAAAGAGCTGCTGCGCTTTCAGGATCGCCACGACCGGGATTTTTGTTTCGGTCCCACCCACGAAGAGGTCATCACCGATCTGGTGCGCCGGGAGATCCGCTCCTACAAAGAGCTGCCGATCAATCTTTACCAAATTCAGACCAAATTTCGCGATGAAATTCGCCCCCGTTTCGGCATCATGCGGGGCCGGGAATTTTTGATGAAGGATGCCTACTCCTTCAATCTCGATCAGGAGAGCCTGGATCAAACCTATCAGGAGATGTATGACGCCTATGGCCAGATTTTCCGGCGCTGTGGGCTGGGCTTTCGGGCGGTGGAGGCGGATACCGGGACCATTGGCGGCGCTTCGTCCCATGAATTTCACGTTTTGGCCGACTCCGGGGAGGATCTCATCGCCTCCTGTGCTGAGTGTGACTATGGGGCCAATCTGGAAAAAGCGACAGCCAGAGCCTCTGCCGATATCACCCCGACCACCTCCCGGGAGCCCCTCACCCGAGTGGAAACCCCCGGGCAAAAAACCATCGATCAGGTGGCTGGATTTTTAAAGGTTCCCCTCACCCAGACCGTCAAGAGCCTGGTGGTGCTGGCGGATGGCAAGCCCCATATGCTTCTTTTACGGGGAGATCACACCCTGAACGAAATCAAGGCGGGTAACCTGCTGACAGGGGAGCTGATCATTCCCGAACCCGCCAAAGCCGCACAGTTGGCCGATCTGCCTGTGGGCTCCATGGGGCCGGTGGGGAGTGCATTGCCGATCCTGGCTGATTCAGCCCTCGAAGAGATGGGCAATTTTATCTGCGGAGCCAACGACGACGGCTGGCATCTGACCGGCGTCAACTGGGGGCGGGATCTGGAAAAACCCCGTTTTGCCGACATTCGCAACGTCGAGGCGGGGGATCCCTGTCCAAAATGTTCCGCCGGCAGCCTCAAGATGGATCGCGGGATCGAGGTGGGCCACGTCTTCAAGCTGGGGGATAAATATTCCCAGGCCATGGGGGTGGTAGTGCTCAACGACCAGGGTCGGGAGCAGACCCCTCTCATGGGCTGCTACGGCATCGGGGTTTCGCGGATCGTGGCGGCGGCCATTGAGCAAAACCACGACGACAACGGCATCATCTGGCCCATGGGATTGGCCCCCTATCAATTGCAGATATTACTCCTGAACCCCAAGCAGACGGAAACCCGGGAGGTGGCCCTGGAGCTTTATCAACGGCTGATCGGACATGGGGTGGAGGTGCTGCTGGATGATCGGGATGAGCGCCCGGGGATTAAATTCAAGGAAGCCGACCTTTTGGGCATTCCTCTGCGGGTGGTTGTGGGGGGGCGTAGCTTTAAACAGGGGGCTCTGGAGGTGCAGGCCCGGGCCGGTGGTGAGGCCCAACAAGTGCCCATCCTGGAGGGAGTGCAAACCTTGCTGCGGGAGCTTCAGGGGGGTGGAGACGATCAGCTGGGCTGA
- a CDS encoding GTP cyclohydrolase I FolE2 gives MTLNSTGNAPPPLDCSEEDPLADVQSQTDNRQLSIDKVGVKDIRYPIEVRDRRQGTQHTIASVNMYVNLPHHFKGTHMSRFLEVLTEHDRAISVKNLPVILGKIQERLAAQEAHIDLEFPYFIHKKAPVSGLESMMDYRVRFSGVVRGDAYQMTLAVEVPVTSLCPCSKELSDQGAHNQRSKVTVALRFNKFLWVEEVIDIVEKNASCELYAILKRSDEKYVTERAYANPRFVEDMVRGVAADLEADSRVEWYTVESENFESIHNHSAYAFIEGGPKD, from the coding sequence ATGACTCTGAACAGTACCGGCAATGCCCCTCCGCCCCTCGATTGTTCTGAAGAGGATCCCCTGGCAGATGTTCAGTCCCAGACCGATAATCGCCAGCTCTCCATCGACAAGGTGGGGGTCAAGGATATCCGCTATCCCATTGAAGTCCGGGATCGTCGCCAAGGGACACAACACACCATCGCCTCGGTCAACATGTACGTCAACCTGCCACACCACTTCAAAGGGACGCACATGTCCCGATTTTTGGAGGTGCTGACGGAGCACGACCGGGCCATTTCAGTTAAAAACCTGCCGGTGATTTTAGGGAAAATTCAGGAACGCCTGGCCGCCCAGGAGGCCCACATCGATCTGGAATTTCCCTATTTTATCCACAAAAAAGCCCCGGTGTCTGGCCTTGAGTCGATGATGGACTATCGGGTGCGTTTTTCCGGTGTGGTGCGGGGCGATGCCTACCAGATGACCTTGGCAGTAGAGGTGCCGGTGACCTCCTTGTGCCCCTGTTCCAAGGAACTTTCCGACCAAGGTGCCCACAATCAGCGCTCCAAGGTGACGGTGGCCCTTCGGTTTAATAAGTTTCTCTGGGTGGAGGAGGTGATCGACATCGTCGAAAAAAACGCCTCCTGTGAACTTTACGCCATTCTCAAACGTTCGGATGAAAAATATGTCACCGAGCGCGCCTATGCCAATCCCCGTTTTGTGGAAGATATGGTGCGTGGGGTTGCCGCTGATCTGGAAGCGGATTCCCGTGTGGAGTGGTATACTGTCGAGTCGGAAAATTTTGAATCCATTCACAACCATTCGGCCTACGCTTTCATCGAAGGTGGCCCCAAGGACTGA
- a CDS encoding ATP-binding protein, producing the protein MPLSREIFQQYSAFRWQVPLEGEASLRPVAHPHRLDPDELLGIDRAKAVLTRNTRCFVDGLPANDALLWGSRGTGKSSLVKALATRFADKGLKIVEINKGDLLHLPDILEQLRPLPHPFLLFCDELSFEAGDPAHKTLKGVLEGGVEARPANVLLYATSNRRHLMPRAFEADPTAAQGEIHPHESAEEEISLSDRFGLWLGFHPFDQETYLAIVMAHARRLDLGVSSETLRREALDWARLRGARSGRVARQFMIDMRGRGSQK; encoded by the coding sequence ATGCCCCTCTCCCGGGAAATATTCCAACAATACAGCGCCTTTCGCTGGCAGGTACCTCTGGAGGGGGAAGCAAGCCTGCGACCGGTAGCCCATCCCCATCGACTGGATCCGGATGAACTCCTGGGCATCGACCGGGCCAAGGCGGTTCTCACCCGCAACACCCGCTGTTTTGTCGATGGCCTGCCCGCCAACGATGCCCTGCTCTGGGGCAGCCGTGGCACGGGTAAATCATCTTTGGTCAAAGCCCTGGCCACCCGGTTTGCCGACAAGGGGCTCAAAATTGTCGAAATCAACAAAGGGGATCTGCTGCATCTGCCGGATATTTTGGAGCAATTGCGCCCCCTGCCCCATCCTTTTCTACTCTTTTGTGATGAACTCTCCTTCGAAGCGGGAGATCCGGCACACAAAACCCTGAAAGGGGTGCTGGAAGGAGGGGTGGAAGCCCGACCCGCCAATGTCCTGCTCTACGCCACCTCCAACCGCCGACACCTGATGCCGAGAGCTTTTGAGGCCGACCCCACCGCAGCCCAGGGAGAGATTCATCCCCATGAGAGCGCCGAGGAGGAGATCAGCCTTTCGGACCGCTTCGGGCTCTGGCTCGGTTTTCACCCTTTCGACCAGGAGACCTATCTGGCCATTGTCATGGCCCATGCCAGGCGGTTAGATTTAGGGGTCTCGTCCGAGACATTGCGCCGGGAAGCTCTGGACTGGGCGCGCCTTCGGGGGGCCAGAAGTGGCCGGGTTGCCCGCCAATTCATGATTGACATGCGTGGACGGGGGAGCCAAAAGTAA
- a CDS encoding NAD(+)/NADH kinase: MTDPTPIPLETPDPSSMKQIGIITKRSDPRAIEASRDLAIWLEQRGRGVTICEEVAKRPGLPSAIQIETTPEGLTQGQDLVVVIGGDGTFIGAARAVGDRNVPLLGINMGRLGFLTEVAHDDIYAAFEAILAGHHKTETRMILEISVVRDDVEVLSRRVLNDVVIHKGELARMIEFEVAIDDQFVFSSRADGLIVSTPTGSTAYSLSAGGPIIHPSLDAILLVPICPHTLTNRPIAVPGQGTATITLTPDGQDRLLTLDGQSGFPLLHRDRILIRQSERRLRILHRADRNYYDVLRNKLRWGEQVGDIYLPETE, from the coding sequence TTGACTGATCCCACCCCTATTCCCCTGGAAACGCCAGACCCTTCCTCCATGAAACAGATCGGCATCATCACCAAACGCTCCGACCCCCGGGCGATTGAAGCCAGCCGCGATCTGGCTATCTGGCTGGAACAACGGGGCCGCGGGGTGACGATCTGTGAAGAGGTCGCCAAGCGCCCCGGCCTGCCCTCTGCCATTCAGATTGAAACCACCCCGGAAGGATTGACCCAGGGGCAGGATCTGGTGGTGGTGATCGGGGGAGATGGCACCTTCATCGGTGCAGCCCGGGCGGTGGGTGATCGCAACGTCCCCCTTCTGGGGATCAATATGGGCAGGCTCGGATTTCTCACCGAGGTGGCCCACGACGACATATATGCGGCATTTGAAGCCATCCTGGCGGGCCACCATAAAACCGAAACCCGGATGATATTGGAAATTTCGGTGGTTCGGGATGACGTAGAGGTACTCTCCCGACGGGTGTTGAACGATGTGGTGATTCACAAGGGTGAGCTGGCCCGGATGATTGAATTTGAAGTGGCCATTGACGACCAGTTTGTCTTTTCCAGCCGGGCCGATGGCTTGATCGTCTCTACCCCTACCGGCTCCACCGCCTATTCCCTCTCTGCCGGTGGCCCGATTATTCACCCCTCGTTGGATGCGATTTTGCTGGTACCCATTTGCCCCCATACCCTCACCAATCGCCCCATTGCCGTGCCGGGTCAGGGAACCGCCACCATCACCCTGACACCAGATGGGCAGGACCGGTTACTGACCCTGGATGGCCAGAGCGGCTTTCCCCTGCTCCACCGGGATCGAATCCTCATTCGTCAATCTGAACGTCGTTTACGGATTTTACACCGAGCGGATCGGAACTATTATGATGTCTTGCGCAATAAATTGCGTTGGGGGGAGCAGGTGGGTGACATTTATCTACCTGAAACAGAATAG
- a CDS encoding response regulator translates to MKVLIVDDEFPNRMLLKTILGSMADCDLAINGAEAVEIFEMELMNGEPYDLVLLDIMMPEMDGEQALVGIRQMEESAYGPKPEPGQGAIIIMVTALDAGQEHINACFRSGCNDYLAKPVLRNVLLNKLREHKLLPSQPGS, encoded by the coding sequence ATGAAGGTGCTGATCGTTGATGATGAATTTCCCAATCGCATGCTTCTCAAAACCATTTTGGGTTCCATGGCCGATTGCGACTTGGCCATCAATGGCGCTGAAGCGGTGGAAATCTTTGAAATGGAACTCATGAACGGCGAGCCCTATGATCTGGTGCTGCTGGATATCATGATGCCCGAGATGGACGGTGAGCAGGCGCTGGTGGGCATTCGGCAGATGGAAGAGAGCGCCTACGGCCCCAAACCGGAACCTGGGCAAGGAGCCATCATCATCATGGTGACCGCCCTGGATGCCGGACAGGAACATATCAACGCCTGCTTCCGCAGTGGCTGCAACGACTATCTGGCCAAACCGGTACTGCGCAACGTTCTGCTGAATAAACTTCGGGAGCATAAACTCCTCCCCTCCCAGCCCGGCTCTTGA
- the recN gene encoding DNA repair protein RecN has product MLCQLTVENIALVERLEIAFDGGLTIISGETGAGKSILIDALTLALGERATGGLIRTGADQATVSARFDPPVEHPVHAWLEELALGSGDGSLFLRRTLSRTGRSRAFLNDHAVPLSTLAQAGELLVDLHGQHQHQSLLHASAHLAILDAYAAHTPLVEATATCFDRWDGIRRELAALQVQAREASERRAFLAFQLEELENAGVEPGEMEALEGRRGRLAHAGRLGEAAREAVELLADSGDSAMDLAGRSAGLLEGVADLDPVLPPMLERVQSLHYELQDAADALRHYGEGLETDPEALAALEERLDLIRRLARKHHCEADALPQKAKTWRDELDGLDNLDETEAALSEELSRAQAAYFKKAKGLSDSRRKAAKRLTSEVEGQLKALYMNQTRFGVSFGERADTPRRQGQDQIDFQVSANPGEPLKPLRQVASGGEISRIMLALKTVLADAVTVPTLIFDEVDVGVGGRVAAAIGAKLAQVAATPRQVLAITHLPQVAAWGTGHLKVAKKTQGGRVRVGVQPLDESARVEEIARMLAGEEITETTRHNARELLQSAAATQGS; this is encoded by the coding sequence ATGCTTTGTCAGCTCACGGTGGAAAATATCGCCCTTGTGGAGCGTCTGGAAATCGCCTTCGATGGGGGACTGACCATCATTTCCGGGGAGACCGGGGCGGGTAAATCGATCCTGATCGACGCCTTGACCCTGGCCCTGGGGGAGCGGGCCACCGGCGGTTTGATCCGTACCGGGGCTGACCAGGCCACGGTTTCCGCCCGCTTCGACCCCCCTGTTGAGCATCCCGTACACGCTTGGCTTGAGGAGCTTGCTCTGGGTAGCGGGGATGGCAGCCTGTTTTTGCGCCGGACCCTCTCCCGCACTGGCCGCAGTCGCGCCTTTTTGAACGACCATGCTGTCCCCCTCTCCACCCTGGCCCAGGCCGGGGAGCTGCTGGTGGATCTCCACGGCCAGCATCAGCACCAATCCCTGCTCCACGCATCGGCTCATCTGGCGATTTTGGACGCCTATGCCGCCCACACGCCGCTGGTGGAGGCGACTGCCACCTGTTTTGATCGATGGGATGGCATTCGTCGGGAGTTGGCCGCTTTGCAGGTGCAGGCCAGGGAAGCTTCCGAGCGGCGGGCTTTTTTGGCCTTTCAGCTGGAAGAGCTGGAAAATGCCGGGGTGGAGCCGGGTGAAATGGAGGCTTTGGAAGGACGCCGGGGGCGGCTGGCCCATGCGGGGCGGTTGGGAGAAGCGGCCAGAGAGGCGGTGGAACTTTTGGCTGATAGTGGCGACTCGGCCATGGATCTGGCTGGACGCTCTGCCGGGCTCCTGGAGGGGGTGGCCGATCTTGATCCGGTCCTGCCCCCCATGTTGGAGCGGGTCCAATCCCTGCACTATGAGCTACAAGATGCCGCAGACGCTTTGCGTCACTATGGGGAGGGTCTGGAAACCGATCCGGAAGCGTTGGCTGCCTTGGAGGAGCGCCTCGACCTGATTCGCAGGCTGGCCAGAAAGCACCACTGCGAAGCGGATGCATTGCCCCAAAAGGCCAAAACCTGGCGGGATGAGCTGGATGGTCTGGATAATCTCGATGAAACCGAAGCGGCTCTGAGCGAGGAACTTTCCCGGGCCCAGGCGGCCTATTTTAAAAAGGCCAAGGGGCTCAGCGACTCCCGCCGCAAGGCAGCCAAACGCCTGACATCGGAGGTAGAGGGGCAACTCAAGGCGCTCTACATGAACCAAACCCGCTTTGGTGTCTCCTTTGGTGAGCGTGCTGATACTCCCAGGCGTCAGGGGCAGGACCAAATCGATTTTCAGGTGAGCGCCAACCCCGGAGAACCCCTGAAACCCTTGCGGCAGGTCGCTTCGGGGGGAGAAATTTCCCGTATCATGTTGGCCTTGAAAACCGTCCTCGCCGATGCGGTAACCGTGCCAACATTGATCTTCGACGAGGTGGATGTGGGGGTCGGTGGACGGGTTGCGGCAGCCATCGGGGCCAAACTCGCCCAAGTCGCCGCCACCCCCCGGCAGGTGCTCGCCATCACCCATCTGCCCCAAGTGGCTGCCTGGGGAACGGGACATCTCAAGGTGGCCAAAAAAACCCAGGGTGGCAGGGTCCGGGTGGGGGTACAGCCTCTGGACGAATCCGCCCGGGTGGAAGAGATCGCCCGGATGCTGGCGGGGGAAGAGATCACCGAAACCACACGACACAATGCCCGGGAGCTTCTACAATCAGCGGCGGCGACCCAGGGGAGTTGA
- the clpS gene encoding ATP-dependent Clp protease adapter ClpS, with amino-acid sequence MSINNHSSDTEVLNKSHSDVREPVFFKVVLLNDDFTPMDFVVDLLMRFFRKSREQATQIMLDVHQQGQGTCGLYPREIAETKVVQVNQHARNSGHPLQCRMEKDA; translated from the coding sequence ATGAGCATCAACAACCATTCGTCGGATACGGAAGTCCTGAACAAGTCCCACTCCGATGTCAGGGAGCCTGTTTTTTTTAAGGTGGTTTTGTTAAACGACGACTTCACTCCCATGGATTTTGTCGTGGATCTCCTGATGCGCTTTTTCCGAAAATCAAGGGAACAAGCAACTCAGATCATGTTGGACGTACATCAGCAGGGACAAGGAACCTGTGGGCTCTATCCCCGGGAAATCGCTGAAACCAAGGTCGTACAGGTCAATCAGCACGCCCGCAACAGTGGCCACCCACTTCAGTGCCGAATGGAAAAAGACGCATGA